The following are encoded together in the Terriglobia bacterium genome:
- a CDS encoding multicopper oxidase domain-containing protein, with protein MPVIHPSATGVTHIRMLPALQKIHRDLPATPIWGYNGIWPGPTMEVRRGTPVKIKYHNDALPTTHPLPVDFTLHGSEADKPQVRNVVHLHGAKILPESDGYPEAWISPDGVTGPVLFNPDAFVYPNDQQSTLLWYHDHTLGITRLNMIMGLAGAYIIRDAVEDSLNLPKGQFEIPLIMQDRLFNPDGTLLYPVALDGTHQFWIPEFFGDTMCVNGKAWPVLDVEPRRYRFRMLNGSNARFLNMRIVKTDAHGTAHGMAGPKFNVIGTDGGLLPAPVSLTTLLHAPAERFDVIIDFTGKGGQFFVLKNDGPAPFPGGGEVVPTEIMMFRVSKPLSSRDTSTIPFVLNPDPMDINPNSATRTRDVVLTELDRASDGFPIIGLLDNKNWDDPVTEDPKAGSTEIWNMINDTGDGHPKHIHLVQFRILSRQPFDQTTYDNTGQIVFTGPPQAPAPEEQFAAKDVVKAFPGDVTKLVMKFDLPTGTHVVPGQRYKFVWHCHILEHEDNEMMRPMDVVG; from the coding sequence ATGCCGGTGATTCATCCTTCGGCAACCGGCGTGACGCACATTCGAATGTTGCCTGCTTTGCAAAAAATCCACCGCGATCTTCCCGCCACGCCGATCTGGGGCTACAACGGCATCTGGCCTGGACCGACGATGGAAGTACGCCGGGGCACGCCGGTAAAGATCAAGTATCACAATGATGCTTTGCCGACCACGCATCCGTTACCGGTGGATTTTACACTTCACGGTTCGGAAGCGGACAAGCCGCAGGTGCGCAACGTTGTCCACCTGCACGGCGCCAAGATCCTTCCTGAGAGCGACGGCTATCCCGAAGCTTGGATTTCACCGGACGGAGTGACTGGCCCAGTCCTGTTCAACCCGGACGCCTTCGTTTACCCCAACGACCAGCAATCTACCCTGCTCTGGTATCACGATCACACCCTGGGCATCACCCGATTGAACATGATCATGGGACTGGCCGGCGCTTACATCATTCGCGACGCGGTGGAAGACTCGCTCAATCTGCCCAAAGGCCAGTTTGAAATTCCACTGATCATGCAAGACCGCTTGTTCAACCCGGATGGAACTCTCCTCTATCCCGTCGCCCTTGACGGCACGCACCAGTTCTGGATCCCCGAATTCTTCGGCGACACCATGTGCGTGAACGGCAAGGCATGGCCGGTACTGGACGTGGAGCCGCGGCGTTATCGTTTCCGCATGCTCAACGGTAGCAACGCGCGCTTCCTGAACATGCGCATTGTAAAGACCGACGCACACGGCACTGCGCACGGCATGGCGGGCCCGAAGTTCAACGTAATCGGCACGGACGGCGGTCTCTTGCCGGCTCCCGTTTCCCTGACCACGCTGTTGCACGCCCCGGCTGAGCGCTTTGACGTGATCATTGACTTCACCGGCAAAGGTGGACAGTTCTTTGTTCTCAAGAACGACGGCCCAGCCCCGTTCCCGGGCGGCGGTGAAGTGGTGCCCACGGAGATCATGATGTTCCGTGTTTCCAAGCCGCTGTCGTCGCGCGACACGTCAACCATTCCGTTCGTGTTGAATCCCGACCCGATGGACATCAACCCGAATTCGGCCACGCGCACCCGCGACGTGGTCCTGACCGAGTTGGACCGCGCATCGGACGGCTTCCCCATCATCGGCCTGCTGGACAACAAGAACTGGGACGATCCGGTCACGGAAGATCCGAAAGCCGGATCCACCGAGATCTGGAACATGATCAATGACACCGGTGACGGACACCCGAAACACATTCACCTGGTGCAGTTCCGGATTCTCAGCCGCCAGCCGTTCGACCAAACGACTTACGACAACACTGGGCAAATCGTATTCACCGGTCCGCCGCAGGCGCCGGCTCCTGAAGAGCAGTTCGCTGCGAAAGACGTGGTGAAGGCCTTTCCGGGCGACGTCACCAAGCTCGTCATGAAGTTTGACCTGCCTACGGGAACGCACGTGGTCCCCGGGCAGAGATACAAATTCGTGTGGCATTGCCATATCCTGGAGCATGAAGACAACGAAATGATGCGCCCGATGGATGTGGTGGGGTAG
- a CDS encoding glycoside hydrolase family 3 protein, with product MIRRLGILLSLFALLLSSHAAERYSKAGPVSLDKEGRRWAQQTLRKMSLPEKVGQMLSVRYFMDFENFDSDAYKQFRDQLQKYHIGSVVITVHVDGATLLKSPPLEAAMMTNQLQRESKWPLLIAADFERGLAQRMVSVPQFPEAMAFGAAGNPAYVERFGAIVAEESRAVGIHWNFFPVADVNSNPSNPIINTRSFGEDPIAVGDMVAAFIRGARAHGMLTTAKHFPGHGDTATDSHLGVALVPSDAAHMAGVELPPFRKAIAAGVDSVMVAHVTVPALEPDPNKVATISPAVINGVLRKQLGFKNLVVTDALEMRGLTSLYPPGQGNPAGRAAVDSVKAGNDMLLLPTDLDGAFQGVINAVRRGEISVARIDESVLRILEAKASVGLHKARYVDLNKVPYLVSRQEDMQFAQQVTDDAVTLVRDNGQVLPLTRLQAPPTEGEIYRPQVKQDRQVVTIVISDSVRGGWGRGFENALKSRRADATVFYVDNNLAAVLTPEILQAVKEAGKVVVAIYVSPSAGKQVMVDGKLVNSVGLEQASGDVLRQVLDVAAAKTAVVAMGNPYVVLGAGGVQTYLCTYSSISGAELSAVKVLFGELQPRGKLPVTLPGIAPRGFSLERSGARKAQ from the coding sequence ATGATCAGGCGCCTGGGAATCCTACTGTCGCTGTTTGCCCTCTTGCTTTCTTCGCACGCCGCTGAACGCTACTCCAAAGCTGGGCCAGTGTCCCTGGACAAAGAGGGCCGGCGCTGGGCGCAGCAGACGCTGAGGAAAATGTCGCTCCCGGAAAAAGTAGGGCAAATGCTCAGCGTCCGCTACTTCATGGACTTTGAAAACTTTGACAGCGACGCCTACAAGCAGTTCCGCGATCAGCTGCAGAAATACCACATCGGGTCCGTAGTCATTACCGTACACGTGGACGGAGCAACGCTGCTCAAGAGCCCGCCGCTGGAAGCTGCAATGATGACCAACCAACTGCAGCGTGAGTCCAAGTGGCCGCTGCTCATCGCCGCCGATTTTGAGCGTGGTCTGGCGCAGCGCATGGTTTCCGTTCCGCAATTTCCTGAAGCCATGGCATTCGGCGCCGCGGGAAATCCCGCTTACGTTGAGCGGTTCGGCGCGATTGTCGCGGAAGAGTCGCGCGCCGTGGGCATTCACTGGAATTTTTTCCCGGTAGCGGACGTCAACAGCAACCCCAGCAATCCCATCATCAATACACGCTCTTTCGGGGAAGACCCGATAGCGGTGGGCGACATGGTGGCGGCCTTCATTCGCGGCGCGCGCGCCCACGGGATGCTGACCACCGCCAAACACTTTCCCGGACATGGAGACACCGCAACGGATTCGCATCTGGGCGTGGCTCTGGTGCCCAGCGACGCCGCGCACATGGCCGGCGTGGAGCTGCCGCCCTTCAGGAAAGCTATTGCCGCCGGCGTGGATTCCGTGATGGTGGCTCACGTCACGGTGCCTGCCCTGGAGCCCGACCCAAACAAAGTCGCCACCATCTCTCCGGCGGTGATCAACGGAGTGTTGCGCAAACAACTTGGCTTCAAAAACCTGGTGGTGACCGACGCTTTGGAAATGCGCGGGCTGACCAGCCTGTATCCTCCGGGACAAGGCAATCCTGCGGGCCGGGCTGCGGTGGACTCGGTGAAAGCCGGCAACGACATGCTGCTGCTTCCCACCGATCTGGACGGAGCGTTTCAGGGCGTCATCAACGCCGTCCGTCGCGGCGAGATTTCAGTGGCACGCATTGACGAATCCGTGCTGCGAATCCTGGAAGCCAAGGCTTCGGTCGGTCTGCACAAAGCGCGCTACGTGGATCTGAACAAGGTCCCGTACCTGGTGAGCCGGCAGGAGGACATGCAATTCGCGCAGCAGGTGACCGACGACGCCGTGACGCTGGTCCGCGACAACGGCCAGGTGCTTCCGCTGACGCGGTTGCAGGCGCCGCCGACTGAAGGCGAAATCTACCGCCCACAAGTCAAGCAGGACCGGCAGGTGGTGACCATCGTGATCAGCGACTCGGTGCGCGGCGGCTGGGGACGCGGGTTTGAAAACGCTTTGAAGTCCCGCCGCGCCGACGCCACGGTCTTCTATGTGGACAACAATCTGGCCGCCGTGCTAACGCCGGAGATTCTGCAGGCAGTGAAAGAAGCGGGCAAAGTCGTGGTCGCGATCTATGTTTCGCCGTCCGCCGGCAAGCAGGTGATGGTGGACGGCAAACTCGTCAACAGCGTGGGACTGGAGCAGGCGTCCGGTGACGTGTTGCGCCAGGTGCTGGACGTGGCCGCCGCCAAAACCGCGGTGGTGGCCATGGGCAACCCCTACGTGGTGCTGGGGGCGGGCGGCGTCCAGACTTACCTTTGCACCTACTCCAGCATCTCCGGGGCAGAGTTGAGCGCGGTGAAAGTGTTGTTTGGAGAGCTTCAGCCGCGCGGCAAACTGCCGGTAACGCTGCCGGGAATCGCGCCAAGGGGATTTTCTCTGGAGAGAAGCGGCGCGCGCAAGGCGCAGTAA
- a CDS encoding CHAT domain-containing protein, whose protein sequence is MEETWKETGRPGALQALRGQPSRPGRPQQDHRARRLRVNHLHPQVWRDPTGGDDRDPSFPYSNHVSCANVLIRLRRRHGTYLVRQRARLSCALFVIACLLITGCNRRASLEKQALEARQQFQRGYDDQAHKSAQDGIARSAKYPELNWDFRILLAHVLLRHDKAYDVLQLLHAEPVSAIPPQAVWPRTLALGSAYCTLRKDPEADQSFVEAVRLAGADQAMRAELAMYQGQCQLARRREDDAEKLFQQTIQSKHANDFTRVEAFYWLGVCALRKHQNEKGKDWLVQALQSSRALQAGYFEERALGRLGYAYTELGLFDKALEQSKAAEKLAVTLHQVEDQEKWQLDIGRAYENMEQSGMAREYYKKALEAARALGDQSIQAKCLHNLVGIERGYGNIQQAEQYHQESKKLKLEGFDLRDWNLDEAFIASKKRDSHATSLLLALLPQVRDNHRLEWAVQAELARIYDRQDQPVQADEWFQRSIKNIDIATMGGNWPIFNDYVAFLVRRNHPERSLQVAQLARARALTEQLGVKAHRENARAWVARIQTMLRAEKAVVLAYYEAENEAFVWAITPNHLEVKRLATDQNELETLAASYAKEIKDQAGLDASPAQMKLYQILVKPVRDFVPPGAHVVLVADSALYRMNLETLISDDGRPHYWIDDVEIENASSLDLLLAGQGIHRKGRGLLLIGAPEEVDPHFPRPPHAVEEMRNIEKHFPAAEVRRLSGGAAVPEAYLDGHPGQFKYIDFATHGTADPSEPLDSALILSRGAHGAHQLLARDIVKDNLKLQADLVTISSCYGAGTDLGASEGLLGLQRAFLRAGAHQVIAALWNIDDESNPSVMDRLYAGLHRHETASQALRAAKLKLVHSGDYHSAPYYWAPLQVYTGR, encoded by the coding sequence ATGGAAGAAACCTGGAAAGAGACCGGCCGACCTGGGGCGCTACAGGCTCTCCGCGGCCAACCATCTCGACCTGGCCGACCTCAACAAGACCACCGAGCTCGAAGGCTACGGGTCAATCATCTGCATCCCCAAGTTTGGCGTGATCCGACTGGCGGAGATGACCGTGACCCGTCATTCCCGTACTCTAACCATGTTTCGTGTGCAAATGTGCTCATCCGGCTACGGAGGCGGCACGGGACCTACCTCGTCAGGCAGCGGGCCCGGTTAAGCTGCGCGCTTTTTGTTATCGCCTGCCTGCTCATTACCGGCTGCAATAGGCGAGCCTCCCTGGAAAAGCAGGCCCTGGAGGCCCGCCAGCAGTTTCAGCGTGGCTATGACGATCAAGCGCATAAATCTGCGCAAGACGGTATAGCCCGGTCCGCCAAGTATCCTGAGCTCAACTGGGATTTCCGTATTCTGTTGGCCCATGTTCTTTTGCGCCACGATAAAGCCTACGACGTTCTTCAACTCCTGCATGCTGAACCAGTTTCCGCGATACCGCCGCAAGCAGTATGGCCCCGGACGCTGGCCCTCGGCTCGGCATACTGCACGCTGCGCAAAGATCCGGAAGCCGACCAGAGTTTCGTGGAAGCCGTGCGGCTTGCGGGCGCTGACCAGGCCATGCGAGCCGAACTGGCCATGTACCAGGGCCAGTGCCAACTTGCCAGGCGGCGGGAGGATGACGCCGAGAAACTCTTTCAGCAGACAATCCAGTCCAAGCATGCTAACGATTTCACCAGAGTGGAGGCCTTCTACTGGTTGGGGGTATGCGCGCTGCGCAAACACCAGAACGAGAAAGGTAAGGACTGGTTGGTACAGGCGCTGCAATCCAGCCGCGCCTTGCAAGCCGGCTATTTCGAAGAACGCGCTCTGGGAAGGCTTGGGTACGCCTATACGGAGTTGGGGCTCTTCGACAAAGCACTGGAGCAGTCCAAGGCCGCTGAAAAACTCGCCGTCACACTTCATCAGGTCGAAGACCAGGAAAAGTGGCAGCTGGATATTGGACGCGCCTACGAAAACATGGAGCAGTCGGGTATGGCGCGGGAGTACTACAAGAAAGCGCTCGAGGCAGCTCGGGCACTTGGCGACCAAAGTATCCAGGCAAAATGCTTGCACAATCTTGTGGGAATCGAACGAGGGTACGGAAACATCCAGCAGGCCGAGCAGTATCATCAGGAATCGAAAAAGCTCAAGCTCGAAGGCTTCGATCTCCGAGACTGGAATCTTGATGAGGCCTTCATCGCCTCCAAAAAACGCGATTCTCATGCCACCTCGCTTCTCCTTGCGCTGTTGCCCCAGGTCCGCGATAACCACCGGCTCGAATGGGCCGTTCAAGCTGAACTGGCCCGGATCTACGATCGCCAGGACCAGCCTGTTCAAGCCGACGAGTGGTTCCAGCGCAGCATCAAGAACATTGATATTGCAACCATGGGCGGCAACTGGCCAATCTTCAACGACTATGTCGCCTTTCTGGTGAGGCGAAATCATCCCGAAAGATCTCTGCAAGTCGCCCAACTCGCGCGCGCGCGCGCCTTGACGGAACAGCTCGGCGTAAAAGCGCACCGGGAAAATGCGCGTGCTTGGGTGGCACGGATACAAACCATGCTGCGGGCCGAAAAGGCCGTGGTCCTGGCTTATTACGAAGCCGAGAATGAGGCCTTTGTGTGGGCCATTACGCCAAATCATCTGGAGGTAAAGAGGCTGGCAACGGACCAGAATGAGCTGGAAACGTTGGCCGCATCGTACGCGAAGGAGATCAAAGACCAGGCCGGCCTGGATGCCAGCCCGGCACAAATGAAGCTCTACCAGATTCTGGTAAAGCCCGTTCGTGATTTCGTCCCGCCCGGGGCCCACGTGGTCCTGGTTGCGGACAGCGCCCTGTATCGGATGAACTTGGAGACTTTGATCTCCGATGATGGCCGCCCTCATTACTGGATTGACGATGTTGAAATCGAAAACGCCAGTTCGCTGGATTTGCTTCTGGCCGGTCAAGGCATACATCGCAAGGGACGCGGGCTCCTGCTGATCGGGGCGCCGGAGGAAGTTGATCCGCACTTTCCCAGGCCTCCCCATGCTGTGGAAGAGATGCGCAACATAGAGAAGCACTTCCCTGCCGCCGAGGTCAGAAGGCTTTCTGGAGGGGCGGCGGTTCCTGAAGCGTATCTGGATGGCCATCCGGGTCAATTCAAATACATTGACTTTGCCACCCACGGGACCGCCGATCCTTCTGAGCCTCTGGACTCAGCTCTCATCCTTTCCCGGGGCGCGCATGGCGCTCACCAGCTCCTGGCACGGGACATTGTGAAGGACAATCTCAAGTTGCAGGCTGATCTTGTCACCATCTCGTCTTGCTACGGCGCGGGAACAGACCTGGGAGCGTCAGAAGGCCTGCTGGGCTTGCAGCGCGCGTTTCTGCGCGCCGGAGCGCACCAGGTAATCGCCGCACTGTGGAACATTGACGACGAGTCCAACCCAAGTGTGATGGACCGTCTGTATGCTGGCTTGCACAGACACGAAACGGCTTCTCAAGCCCTGCGCGCCGCCAAACTCAAACTGGTCCACTCGGGTGATTACCACAGCGCCCCCTACTACTGGGCGCCTCTGCAGGTCTACACCGGCCGTTAG
- a CDS encoding sigma-70 family RNA polymerase sigma factor has protein sequence MSTAQCLPLHQFDASYISKLGARDSEVEAHFAWYFSHFMTGSLRRRAASTERINDIRQETFARVLAAVHSDQGIRRPECFGAFVASVCRNVLYESYRSDRFEPLDDMPPQLSDPVGSPEAMYTAFEVRKQVRGVLRQMPNDEEMLLRAVYLEERDRDEVCRELGISRGYLRVLLHRAKQQFRARFTKTANTRPEAQRSKARTRPVRSSKPGMNAACQRVDRGTRAQVKTPLIVIQGGRSLAVAAHA, from the coding sequence ATGTCCACAGCGCAGTGTCTACCGCTCCACCAATTTGATGCCAGCTACATCAGCAAACTTGGGGCCCGGGACAGTGAGGTCGAGGCCCACTTTGCCTGGTACTTCAGCCATTTCATGACGGGCAGCCTGCGGCGTCGTGCCGCTTCCACGGAACGGATCAACGACATTCGCCAGGAAACCTTTGCCCGCGTCCTGGCGGCGGTCCACTCTGACCAGGGAATACGGCGCCCGGAATGCTTTGGGGCGTTTGTAGCTTCGGTTTGCCGCAATGTTCTCTACGAATCGTACCGTAGTGACCGCTTTGAGCCGCTGGACGACATGCCGCCTCAGCTGTCCGATCCGGTCGGCAGTCCGGAAGCGATGTACACCGCCTTTGAGGTCCGAAAACAGGTTCGCGGGGTGCTCCGGCAGATGCCGAACGACGAGGAAATGTTGCTGCGCGCAGTGTACCTGGAAGAGCGCGATCGCGATGAAGTCTGCCGCGAACTGGGGATCAGCCGGGGCTACTTGCGAGTGTTGCTGCATCGCGCCAAGCAGCAGTTCCGGGCACGCTTCACTAAAACGGCCAACACCAGACCGGAAGCTCAGCGGTCCAAAGCTAGGACGCGTCCCGTCCGCAGCAGCAAGCCGGGCATGAACGCAGCCTGCCAGAGGGTGGATCGCGGAACACGGGCCCAAGTCAAAACTCCGCTGATCGTAATCCAGGGCGGCCGCAGTCTGGCCGTCGCCGCTCACGCTTGA
- a CDS encoding sigma-70 family RNA polymerase sigma factor, translating to MILRLEPTIAGVVYKNLAGWTRPTQECVEDLTQDTLKKLLDKNAKALREFEFQNGDGDLFKFAKTVASNVAKDYYRSIARRNEEPLEEYVDPPDPQNFQVRAERDALLDQMDAYLKTRVSEIECSIFGLYFKQGFSARQIAEIPGIGMKIKQVEYALWTVTRLLRGRFNGPDTDPPAEDEEKED from the coding sequence TTGATCCTCAGACTGGAACCCACCATCGCCGGGGTGGTCTACAAGAACCTTGCCGGCTGGACCAGGCCAACGCAGGAGTGCGTGGAGGACCTGACCCAAGATACGCTCAAAAAGCTGCTGGATAAAAATGCCAAAGCTCTGCGCGAATTTGAATTCCAAAATGGCGACGGGGACCTTTTTAAGTTTGCCAAGACTGTGGCCTCCAACGTCGCGAAAGACTACTACCGCAGCATCGCCAGGAGAAATGAGGAGCCGCTGGAGGAGTACGTTGACCCGCCTGACCCGCAAAATTTTCAGGTCCGGGCGGAGCGTGACGCTCTGCTCGACCAGATGGACGCTTACCTAAAGACGCGGGTGTCTGAAATTGAGTGCAGCATTTTTGGGCTGTATTTCAAGCAAGGTTTTAGCGCCCGGCAGATTGCGGAGATTCCCGGTATCGGAATGAAAATAAAGCAAGTTGAATACGCTCTGTGGACCGTCACTCGATTATTGCGCGGCAGGTTCAATGGCCCCGATACGGACCCGCCGGCGGAAGATGAGGAAAAAGAGGATTAG
- a CDS encoding sigma-70 family RNA polymerase sigma factor codes for MEFFTFDADYLRRLEAQDPATENHFVAYFTSRLLRPKFGSRGVQADQIGDLVQETLKRAIANIRGGTGVRHPEALGGFVSKIGDNVYHEYRRDALRHLHEDVDGIEIPAKYLGPEGLLLQKETKTAVHEMLEKLSPRDRGILRGLFLDEKDKDTICEEFGVDRDYLRGLVRRAKQKARKYLVDGNAKPADDHDDE; via the coding sequence GTGGAATTCTTCACCTTTGACGCGGACTACCTCCGGCGGCTTGAGGCCCAGGACCCGGCCACGGAAAATCACTTCGTCGCCTACTTTACGAGCAGATTATTGCGGCCGAAGTTTGGCAGTCGCGGAGTTCAGGCCGACCAGATTGGCGACTTGGTGCAGGAGACGCTGAAGCGTGCCATTGCGAACATTCGCGGGGGAACGGGGGTCCGTCATCCGGAGGCGCTCGGCGGCTTTGTCAGCAAGATCGGCGACAACGTCTATCACGAGTACCGGCGTGATGCCCTGCGGCATCTGCATGAGGATGTGGACGGGATCGAGATTCCCGCAAAGTATCTTGGACCGGAAGGGCTCTTGCTGCAAAAAGAAACCAAGACGGCAGTGCATGAAATGCTGGAAAAGCTTTCGCCTCGCGACCGGGGCATCCTGCGCGGGCTTTTTCTGGACGAGAAGGACAAAGACACGATCTGCGAAGAGTTCGGGGTGGACAGGGACTATTTACGCGGCCTGGTCCGCCGGGCCAAGCAGAAAGCGCGGAAGTACTTGGTTGATGGTAATGCAAAACCGGCGGATGACCACGACGATGAATAG